The following proteins are co-located in the Polystyrenella longa genome:
- a CDS encoding molybdopterin-dependent oxidoreductase has protein sequence MSRHLSICGSLKQAVDLSAGELDRLPEEGQIRDLNRLFPKRNGDGIRLSLLLERFPPSDDVTHLTLHARHDGFSASLPLNLVREVGVIQYQQDGQPLSEEQGGPFRFLIEQAAPCKTDELDACANVKYLDEIEYSVGKGKDTR, from the coding sequence ATGTCCAGGCATTTATCAATCTGCGGAAGCTTGAAGCAGGCGGTCGACCTTTCTGCTGGCGAATTGGATCGACTCCCGGAAGAGGGACAAATCCGCGATCTAAACCGACTCTTTCCCAAACGCAATGGGGATGGTATTCGTCTTTCTCTGTTACTGGAGCGTTTCCCACCGTCGGACGACGTGACCCATCTCACACTTCACGCAAGGCACGACGGATTTTCCGCCAGCCTGCCGTTGAACCTGGTCCGCGAAGTCGGTGTCATTCAATATCAACAGGACGGCCAGCCGCTCTCAGAAGAACAGGGCGGTCCATTTCGTTTTTTGATCGAACAAGCCGCTCCCTGCAAGACGGATGAACTGGACGCCTGCGCCAACGTAAAGTACCTCGATGAAATCGAGTACAGTGTCGGTAAAGGAAAAGACACGCGTTAA
- a CDS encoding MOSC domain-containing protein has product MPRLRRIAVYPIKSLDPVWKDQVQVLPSGALEDDRRWAIVNEQGEFVNGKRESKVHQLRLTHFSHGEVSLQSETGHLQADLVRDKNEVENYLSRYFGYPVTLEEDPETGFPDDLELGGPTLLSKSSVEEVCRWYDGLPYEETWRRFRANLEIEDAPPFWEDQLYSASGTVPFSIGDVVFAGANPCARCIVPTRDPQSGVPIAGFTKTFMTRREQSLPDWAAKERFDHYYRLALNTILTSELSPDSMRDGTSRASSSNQKQVLHVGDEVKPVQ; this is encoded by the coding sequence ATGCCTCGACTACGTCGGATCGCTGTTTATCCCATCAAATCTCTCGATCCTGTATGGAAGGATCAAGTGCAGGTCCTTCCGTCAGGGGCTCTGGAAGATGATCGCCGCTGGGCGATTGTGAATGAACAAGGCGAATTCGTGAATGGCAAACGCGAATCCAAAGTTCACCAACTGAGATTGACCCACTTTTCGCATGGGGAGGTCTCCCTTCAATCCGAAACAGGTCATCTGCAAGCAGATCTTGTTCGAGACAAAAACGAGGTCGAGAACTATCTGTCCCGATACTTTGGTTACCCAGTCACTTTAGAGGAAGATCCTGAAACAGGATTTCCGGACGATCTCGAACTGGGCGGCCCCACGTTATTAAGCAAATCGTCGGTGGAAGAAGTGTGTCGTTGGTACGATGGCCTTCCGTATGAAGAGACCTGGCGTCGGTTCCGAGCGAATCTGGAGATCGAAGACGCGCCCCCCTTCTGGGAAGATCAACTGTATTCGGCATCCGGGACAGTACCATTTTCGATTGGCGATGTTGTTTTCGCAGGAGCCAATCCGTGTGCTCGATGTATCGTTCCTACGCGCGACCCTCAATCAGGAGTACCGATCGCGGGGTTTACGAAAACTTTCATGACCCGCCGGGAACAATCCCTGCCAGACTGGGCGGCAAAGGAGAGATTCGACCACTATTACCGACTCGCTCTGAATACAATATTAACATCGGAATTATCACCGGACTCGATGAGAGACGGCACTTCAAGGGCCAGCTCCTCGAATCAAAAACAGGTGTTGCATGTCGGCGACGAAGTGAAACCCGTTCAGTGA
- the csrA gene encoding carbon storage regulator CsrA — protein sequence MLVLSRKKDEKIIIGDKITLMVIDIRGDKVRLGIDAPKDVTVHREEVYEAIQRETDAPHDAVEPTN from the coding sequence ATGCTTGTTCTCAGCCGTAAAAAGGACGAAAAAATCATCATCGGTGATAAGATCACCTTAATGGTGATTGATATTCGTGGTGACAAAGTCCGATTAGGTATTGATGCTCCCAAAGACGTCACCGTCCATCGGGAAGAAGTCTACGAAGCGATTCAGCGCGAAACTGACGCTCCACATGATGCTGTAGAACCGACGAACTGA
- a CDS encoding DUF1501 domain-containing protein has product MELFQDHVLNETRRQFIGRSATGIGTAALASLLNPELFAETDSSSQSSSSQSGLTGVMPGFHHAPKAKRVIYLFMSGAPSQLDMWDYKPDLHKMFDKDLPDSIRQGQRITTMTSGQSRLPIAPSMFKFKQHGNAGTWVSELLPHTASVVDDLALVKTVHTEAINHDPAITYIQTGSQLPGRPSMGAWLSYGLGSMNQDLPEFVVLNSTWSAKRDAQALYNRLWGAGFLPSKHQGVSLRSTGDPVLYLSNPQGVNSQTRRRMLDSLAALNEKKFQEVGDPEINARISQYEMAFRMQSSVPELVDIKDEPAHILDMYGPDVHKPGTFAYNCLLARRMAERNVRFTQVFIRGWDQHGSLPRDIRLQCGDIDQPCAALINDLKQRGMLDDTLVVWGGEFGRTVYSQGALSETNYGRDHHPRCYSMWMAGAGVKSGITYGETDDFSYNVVENPVHIHDLNATILNLLGIDHERLTYRFQGRDFRLTDVEGNLVNGLFS; this is encoded by the coding sequence ATGGAATTATTCCAGGATCACGTTTTAAACGAAACGCGGCGTCAATTCATCGGTCGATCAGCTACCGGTATTGGAACGGCCGCATTGGCCTCGCTGCTGAACCCGGAACTCTTCGCCGAGACGGACTCCTCTTCACAATCGAGCTCTTCGCAATCGGGTTTAACGGGAGTCATGCCCGGGTTTCATCATGCTCCCAAGGCAAAGCGGGTGATTTACCTGTTCATGTCCGGGGCTCCGTCGCAGTTGGACATGTGGGATTACAAACCTGACCTGCACAAAATGTTCGACAAAGACCTGCCCGATTCCATCCGGCAGGGTCAGCGAATCACTACCATGACCTCCGGGCAGTCGCGTCTGCCCATTGCTCCCTCCATGTTTAAATTTAAACAACATGGCAACGCGGGCACTTGGGTCAGCGAACTCTTACCACATACTGCGTCCGTGGTGGATGATTTGGCTCTGGTGAAAACTGTTCATACTGAAGCCATCAACCACGACCCCGCGATTACCTATATTCAAACAGGTTCTCAGCTACCTGGTCGTCCCAGCATGGGAGCGTGGCTCTCTTACGGTTTAGGGAGCATGAATCAGGATCTGCCAGAGTTCGTCGTCCTCAATTCAACCTGGAGTGCTAAACGAGACGCTCAGGCGCTGTACAATCGTTTGTGGGGAGCCGGTTTTCTGCCTTCCAAACACCAAGGGGTCTCTCTTCGTTCCACTGGCGACCCTGTTCTGTATCTGTCTAATCCCCAAGGGGTGAATAGTCAGACTCGTCGCCGTATGCTCGATTCTCTCGCCGCTTTAAACGAGAAGAAGTTCCAGGAAGTCGGCGATCCGGAAATCAATGCTCGTATCTCTCAGTACGAGATGGCGTTCCGCATGCAAAGCTCTGTTCCGGAGCTGGTCGACATCAAAGATGAACCAGCACATATTCTTGATATGTACGGACCGGACGTGCATAAACCAGGAACCTTCGCCTACAACTGTCTGCTTGCACGAAGAATGGCGGAGCGAAATGTGAGATTCACGCAGGTTTTCATTCGCGGGTGGGATCAACACGGCAGCTTGCCGCGGGACATCCGCCTGCAGTGCGGCGATATCGACCAACCTTGCGCAGCGTTAATTAACGACCTCAAGCAACGAGGCATGCTGGATGATACGCTGGTCGTCTGGGGGGGCGAATTCGGGCGAACCGTCTACTCGCAAGGCGCACTTTCCGAAACTAACTACGGACGCGACCATCATCCACGCTGTTACAGCATGTGGATGGCAGGCGCCGGAGTAAAGAGTGGAATTACGTACGGCGAAACAGACGATTTCAGTTACAACGTCGTCGAGAACCCGGTTCACATTCATGATTTGAATGCAACCATCTTAAATCTGTTAGGCATCGATCACGAACGCCTGACCTATCGGTTCCAGGGACGTGATTTTCGACTCACCGACGTTGAAGGCAACTTGGTTAACGGACTATTTTCCTGA
- a CDS encoding PSD1 and planctomycete cytochrome C domain-containing protein, translating to MSFALRLVHYFSPRLTVLLTVGILAGLTPLQAEESPPEEVRFNRDIRPILSDTCFTCHGPSNKDVEAGLRFDNQESAFSELESGNRAIVPGNLEESELYQRVASDDEFMVMPPADHHKQLKPEQIDLLKRWIEQGAKWEDHWSFITPKKPEIPQNKQEGWARNDIDHFVLRRLEKEGLAPSAEADKETLIRRVTFDLTGLPPTLTEVDEFLADESPDAYEKVVDRLLNSPHYGEHQGRYWLDAARYGDTHGLHLDNQRSIWPYRDWVIDAFNNNMPFDQFTIEQIGGDLLPEPTLSQKVATGFQRCNVTTSEGGSINEEYIVRYAVDRVETMGTVWLGLTLGCAVCHEHKYDPITQTEFFELFAFYNSLTEKAMDGNAMLPPPAIRVPSADDEKHVAELRALIDKINTEKAQLYKDVSYTDPTPDAVATLPEMQETVVVDDEAPEDVTLLGAPEKEWHFVEGPDHPVYSGTKSLMRTGSGLSQQYYESDKSPLTIRQGDKFFFHVYLDPESPTEEVMLQVHTTTNTWGQRAYWGESKIDFGKEGTTERMRLGDLPAKGEWVRLEVPAGKIGLKEGDIVDGLAMSQYSGTVYWDKLGLLSYGDFKKEGFDSQRVWEQVELELQDSSTLPADLLAAIKTSPADRTPELATKISHYYLENFNPTTRAEFEAVKAKIAEKTKALTDYENNIPSTLIMQDMEEPRPAHILIRGEYDQLGDKVERGVPAVLPPLPEGMPRNRLALAKWLVDPNNPLTARVTVNRYWQQYFGVGLVKTTEDFGSQGEWPSHPELLDWLAVNFIESGWDVKAFQKLVVMSATYQQSSEVTAELHKRDPQNRLMARGPRFRLDAEMIRDNALRIGGLLNEQIGGSSVKPYQPPGLWKVVAYTSSNTSNFTKDEGLALYRRSMYTFWKRTSPPPSMTTFDAPSRETCTVKRERTNTPLQALNLLNDTQFVEAARKFAERILLEGGDSTSNRAGFGYRWATSRFPDEREIAILSELYETNLEEFKNDLTSAEQLLTVGDSLRDESLDQAELAAWTIVANTLLNMDETIVKE from the coding sequence ATGTCTTTCGCGCTTCGTTTAGTTCACTATTTCTCTCCAAGGCTGACTGTTTTACTAACAGTGGGAATACTGGCCGGTCTGACCCCACTCCAGGCGGAAGAGTCTCCGCCCGAAGAAGTGCGGTTCAACCGTGATATCCGCCCCATTCTGTCGGATACCTGCTTCACCTGTCATGGTCCCTCGAATAAAGATGTCGAAGCAGGTCTGCGTTTTGATAACCAGGAATCCGCCTTTTCCGAACTTGAATCGGGAAACCGCGCAATTGTTCCCGGTAACCTGGAAGAGAGCGAACTGTATCAGCGAGTCGCCAGTGACGACGAATTTATGGTGATGCCTCCCGCAGATCATCACAAGCAATTAAAACCAGAACAGATTGATCTTCTGAAACGATGGATTGAACAGGGCGCAAAGTGGGAAGACCATTGGTCGTTCATCACGCCGAAAAAACCGGAGATCCCACAGAATAAACAGGAAGGCTGGGCTCGCAACGATATCGATCATTTCGTATTGCGACGACTCGAAAAAGAAGGACTGGCACCCTCGGCGGAAGCGGACAAGGAAACCTTAATTCGCCGCGTTACTTTCGATCTCACCGGCTTACCTCCCACGTTGACAGAGGTTGACGAATTCCTTGCCGATGAGTCTCCGGACGCCTATGAAAAAGTGGTCGACCGCCTGCTCAACTCGCCCCATTATGGCGAACACCAGGGACGTTATTGGCTTGATGCCGCGCGCTATGGCGACACACACGGTTTGCATCTCGATAACCAGCGATCCATCTGGCCCTATCGCGACTGGGTGATTGATGCGTTCAATAATAATATGCCGTTCGATCAATTTACGATCGAACAGATTGGTGGCGACTTGTTGCCTGAACCAACCCTCTCTCAGAAGGTGGCTACTGGTTTTCAACGCTGTAACGTTACTACCAGTGAAGGGGGATCGATCAACGAAGAATATATCGTTCGCTATGCTGTTGACCGCGTGGAAACAATGGGAACCGTCTGGCTCGGTTTGACTCTCGGCTGCGCCGTCTGTCACGAGCACAAGTACGATCCAATTACACAGACCGAATTCTTTGAACTGTTTGCGTTCTATAACAGCCTGACCGAAAAGGCGATGGACGGAAACGCGATGCTTCCTCCTCCCGCCATTCGTGTTCCTTCTGCTGATGACGAAAAACACGTTGCCGAGTTACGAGCATTAATTGACAAAATAAATACGGAAAAAGCTCAGCTATACAAAGACGTTTCCTACACCGACCCCACTCCCGACGCCGTCGCCACTCTGCCCGAAATGCAGGAAACCGTGGTCGTCGACGATGAAGCACCTGAAGATGTTACTCTGCTCGGCGCCCCTGAAAAAGAATGGCACTTCGTCGAAGGACCAGATCACCCCGTCTACAGCGGAACCAAGTCGCTAATGCGTACAGGGAGTGGTCTGTCTCAGCAGTACTACGAAAGTGATAAAAGCCCACTTACCATTCGACAGGGAGATAAATTCTTCTTCCATGTTTACCTCGACCCGGAAAGCCCCACCGAAGAAGTCATGCTTCAGGTTCATACCACTACGAACACCTGGGGACAACGCGCCTACTGGGGAGAGAGTAAGATTGACTTTGGTAAAGAAGGAACCACCGAACGGATGCGGCTGGGTGACTTGCCTGCAAAAGGGGAGTGGGTCCGGTTGGAAGTACCAGCTGGAAAGATTGGCCTCAAAGAAGGGGACATCGTCGATGGACTCGCAATGTCTCAATACAGCGGGACCGTTTATTGGGACAAGCTGGGGCTGCTGAGCTACGGCGATTTCAAAAAAGAAGGATTCGATTCTCAGCGAGTCTGGGAGCAAGTTGAACTGGAGTTGCAGGATTCCAGCACACTTCCAGCAGACCTGCTTGCCGCGATCAAAACGTCTCCTGCAGATCGCACTCCCGAACTGGCAACGAAAATCTCACATTACTACCTCGAAAACTTCAACCCGACGACCCGGGCAGAGTTTGAAGCTGTTAAAGCAAAGATAGCCGAGAAAACGAAAGCATTAACAGACTACGAAAACAACATTCCCTCGACCCTTATTATGCAGGACATGGAAGAACCACGTCCGGCACACATTCTGATTCGTGGGGAATACGATCAGCTGGGCGACAAAGTCGAACGGGGAGTGCCCGCTGTCTTACCACCCCTTCCCGAAGGGATGCCTCGTAATCGACTGGCACTCGCCAAATGGTTGGTGGACCCCAACAATCCGCTTACCGCTCGTGTGACCGTGAACCGGTATTGGCAGCAGTACTTTGGTGTCGGTCTGGTCAAAACGACAGAAGACTTCGGCTCACAGGGGGAATGGCCTTCGCATCCGGAGTTGCTCGATTGGTTGGCAGTGAACTTCATCGAGAGTGGCTGGGATGTCAAAGCCTTCCAAAAATTGGTCGTCATGTCGGCCACTTATCAGCAGTCGTCCGAAGTCACTGCCGAATTGCATAAACGCGATCCTCAAAACCGCCTGATGGCCCGAGGACCTCGTTTCCGTCTCGATGCCGAAATGATTCGAGATAACGCCCTCCGTATCGGTGGTCTGCTTAACGAGCAAATCGGTGGATCGAGTGTCAAACCTTACCAACCGCCAGGACTGTGGAAAGTCGTCGCTTACACCTCCAGCAATACATCGAATTTTACAAAAGACGAAGGGCTCGCACTTTATCGTCGTAGCATGTATACGTTCTGGAAACGGACATCACCTCCCCCTTCCATGACGACGTTCGATGCACCATCACGGGAAACCTGTACGGTGAAACGGGAACGGACCAACACGCCGCTACAGGCACTCAACCTGTTGAACGACACCCAGTTTGTGGAAGCGGCCCGTAAATTCGCGGAACGTATTTTACTCGAAGGCGGGGACTCTACTTCCAACCGGGCCGGCTTTGGATATCGCTGGGCGACGTCGCGATTCCCTGATGAACGGGAGATTGCGATTTTATCCGAGCTATACGAAACCAACCTCGAAGAGTTCAAGAACGATCTTACCAGTGCCGAACAGCTATTAACGGTGGGAGACTCGCTGCGAGATGAAAGTCTCGATCAGGCGGAATTGGCTGCCTGGACAATCGTCGCCAATACGCTGCTCAACATGGACGAAACCATCGTCAAAGAGTAA
- a CDS encoding SDR family NAD(P)-dependent oxidoreductase gives MKLKDRSYLVTGASRGIGRGCAIELAREGANVAINFRSHPEEAEEVADLVRKAGGKALLVQGDVSDQKAVEEMVAKTAAEFGKIDGLVSNAAFSDRQNIVEADMDGFRRTIDVSMWGAFYALRATAQQLIKQGTPGSIVTVSSPHAVLAIPTSCAYNMSKAAIDHMSRTAACEFAKHGIRVNIIHPGWTDTPGERKFFSEEQLDEGAKKLPLGRLGTTEELGKMITYLISDDASYMTGGTLTMDGGVGLPWWSNRAEGEP, from the coding sequence ATGAAATTGAAAGATCGATCGTATCTGGTTACGGGAGCCTCTCGCGGAATTGGTCGCGGTTGCGCCATTGAACTGGCTCGGGAAGGGGCCAATGTCGCCATCAACTTTCGGTCGCATCCGGAAGAGGCGGAAGAAGTTGCTGACCTGGTTCGTAAAGCAGGCGGAAAAGCCCTGCTCGTGCAAGGTGATGTTTCCGACCAGAAAGCGGTAGAAGAGATGGTTGCTAAGACCGCTGCTGAATTTGGTAAAATCGACGGTTTGGTTTCCAATGCCGCATTCAGCGACCGTCAGAACATTGTCGAAGCCGACATGGACGGATTCCGTCGCACGATTGATGTCAGTATGTGGGGTGCTTTCTACGCGCTGCGAGCCACAGCTCAACAGCTGATCAAACAGGGAACTCCCGGTTCCATCGTCACTGTCAGTTCTCCTCACGCCGTCCTCGCGATTCCGACATCCTGCGCGTACAACATGTCCAAAGCCGCGATTGATCACATGAGCCGTACCGCTGCCTGCGAGTTCGCCAAACATGGTATTCGCGTCAACATTATTCATCCGGGTTGGACGGATACTCCGGGCGAACGCAAATTCTTTTCCGAAGAGCAACTTGACGAAGGAGCCAAGAAACTTCCTCTCGGTCGTCTGGGCACCACCGAAGAACTTGGCAAGATGATTACCTACCTGATAAGTGACGATGCTTCCTACATGACGGGCGGCACGCTCACTATGGATGGGGGCGTCGGACTTCCCTGGTGGTCCAACCGAGCCGAAGGCGAACCCTAA
- the acs gene encoding acetate--CoA ligase — protein sequence MSSETSENIESVLKETRLFPPSAEFSELANISSEEQYLELWNKAKDQPAEFWGEMAENLHWFKKFDTVLEGDMPNTKWFSGGKINACYNCVDRHLLTWRKNKAAIIWEGEPGDTRVLTYQDLHREVCKFANVLKKLGVTTGDRVTLYMPMIPELAIAMLACARIGATHSIIFGGFSADAVADRNNDAEAKVVITADAGWRRGKEVPLKSAVDDSLEKSPTVEKVVVVRRTGADVTMVDDRDYWWHELMEDVSADCEAVELESEHPLFILYTSGSTGKPKGVLHTTAGYILGTQMTSRWVFDLKEEDTYWCTADIGWVTGHSYIVYGPLANGATTLMYEGAPNWPDEGRFWEIIEKYQVNIFYTAPTAIRAFIKWGDEYPKKHDLSSLRLLGSVGEPINSDAWMWYHKVIGNENCPIVDTWWQTETGSIMMSPLPGVTATKPGSCTKPLPGVVPDIVSEEGNSLDDNQGGLLVMTQPWPSMLRTLYGDHDRFIETYFSKIEGCYFAGDGARRDEDGYYWIMGRVDDVINVSGHRLSTMEVESTLASHEAVAEAAVVGYPHELKGEAICCFVTLKKGDGSDELKQELKNHVRHQIGAIASPDQIRFAAALPKTRSGKIMRRLLRDIAAGKEQVGDTTTLEDYTVVANLKDSEG from the coding sequence ATGAGCTCAGAGACCAGTGAAAATATTGAATCCGTCCTGAAAGAAACCCGCCTGTTCCCACCATCTGCTGAATTCAGTGAATTGGCAAACATCAGTTCGGAAGAACAGTATCTGGAATTGTGGAACAAAGCCAAAGATCAACCGGCTGAGTTCTGGGGTGAAATGGCGGAGAATCTACACTGGTTCAAAAAGTTCGATACGGTCCTCGAAGGGGACATGCCGAACACGAAATGGTTTTCGGGGGGCAAAATCAACGCTTGTTACAACTGTGTCGATCGGCATCTGCTGACATGGCGGAAAAATAAAGCGGCCATCATCTGGGAAGGGGAACCGGGCGATACCCGTGTGCTGACCTACCAGGACTTGCATCGCGAAGTCTGTAAATTCGCAAACGTGCTGAAAAAGTTGGGCGTCACCACCGGTGACCGAGTCACGCTCTACATGCCGATGATTCCCGAACTGGCGATCGCCATGCTTGCTTGTGCCCGAATTGGCGCAACGCATTCGATCATCTTTGGTGGTTTCAGTGCCGATGCGGTCGCTGATCGTAACAACGACGCAGAAGCGAAAGTCGTTATTACAGCCGATGCTGGCTGGCGTCGTGGCAAAGAAGTCCCACTGAAATCCGCAGTGGATGACAGTCTGGAAAAATCACCTACCGTCGAGAAAGTCGTTGTTGTTCGCCGTACCGGTGCCGACGTGACGATGGTTGATGATCGCGACTACTGGTGGCACGAGCTGATGGAAGATGTATCCGCCGACTGCGAAGCAGTGGAACTCGAAAGCGAACATCCACTGTTCATTCTTTATACGTCTGGAAGTACAGGCAAACCCAAGGGAGTTCTGCACACCACTGCCGGTTACATCCTAGGCACGCAGATGACGTCCCGCTGGGTCTTCGACCTCAAAGAAGAAGACACTTACTGGTGTACCGCCGATATCGGTTGGGTCACCGGCCATAGTTATATTGTGTACGGTCCGCTTGCTAACGGGGCGACGACTTTGATGTATGAGGGGGCTCCCAACTGGCCGGATGAAGGTCGTTTCTGGGAGATCATCGAGAAGTATCAAGTCAACATCTTCTACACGGCCCCTACAGCCATACGTGCGTTTATTAAATGGGGCGACGAGTATCCGAAGAAACACGACCTCAGCAGCCTGCGTCTATTGGGTTCGGTCGGTGAACCGATTAACTCGGATGCCTGGATGTGGTATCATAAGGTGATCGGGAACGAAAACTGTCCCATCGTCGATACCTGGTGGCAAACGGAAACGGGCAGCATCATGATGAGCCCCCTTCCCGGTGTCACGGCGACGAAACCAGGAAGTTGCACCAAGCCACTGCCGGGTGTCGTCCCGGATATCGTTTCCGAAGAAGGCAACAGCCTGGATGATAATCAGGGTGGCTTGTTGGTCATGACGCAACCCTGGCCTTCCATGCTACGCACGCTTTATGGCGACCACGATCGCTTTATTGAAACTTACTTCAGCAAAATCGAGGGCTGTTACTTTGCCGGTGACGGTGCCCGCCGCGATGAAGATGGGTACTACTGGATTATGGGCCGCGTGGACGACGTCATTAACGTCTCCGGCCACCGATTGAGCACGATGGAAGTCGAATCGACACTCGCCTCGCATGAAGCGGTCGCTGAAGCCGCCGTCGTCGGTTACCCCCATGAACTCAAAGGGGAAGCCATCTGTTGCTTCGTCACTTTGAAGAAAGGTGACGGTTCGGACGAGCTGAAACAGGAGCTGAAAAACCACGTCCGCCATCAAATCGGAGCGATTGCCTCACCCGATCAGATCCGTTTCGCCGCCGCTTTACCCAAAACTCGCTCCGGCAAAATCATGCGACGTCTCCTCCGTGACATCGCCGCAGGCAAAGAACAAGTCGGTGACACGACCACACTAGAAGACTACACCGTCGTTGCGAATCTGAAGGATTCGGAAGGATAG